One genomic segment of Theobroma cacao cultivar B97-61/B2 chromosome 6, Criollo_cocoa_genome_V2, whole genome shotgun sequence includes these proteins:
- the LOC18596243 gene encoding uncharacterized protein LOC18596243: MATATMATAAGAAALLYYTLNRKLQTNKPGEDDNENGSDLSGTAPLGIERVSHRLIQAPATWLETISTLSETLRFTYSETLGKWPIGDLAFGINFLLKRQGHLHVASVFGGKDSIELKGSDITAELRYLLNLLTLCWHFSKKPFPLFLEDTGYAEEDVLLQEPKAGILKPAFTILVDHKRKCFLLLIRGTHSIKDTLTAATGAVVPFHHSVVKEGGVSNLVLGYAHCGMVAAARWIAKLATPCLIKVLGQYPTYKVKIVGHSLGGGTGALLTYVLREQKELSTTTCVTFAPAACMTWELAESGTDFITSVINGADLVPTFSAASVDDLRAEVTASAWLNDLRNQIERTRILSTVYRSASALGSRLPSIASAKAKVAGAGAILRPVSNGTQVVMRRAQSMAQAAWTRPAINLSSWSCIGPRHRGTAARSNLKEEGSSQEISPNKAETSEPLLTSPQRNSSSSTIETIELPVSSSGVEWTSEIECSCSDDPHHDSDANLDDGEDLISHNSHEDHMDEVELWQQLEHELYNRTEGEEADVASQIREEEAAAIAEVGEGQPDSAVPETKEVHRFFPAGKIMHIITLQSDAVESEASTSASNDTDNGQRTMEAKIGIFLTPRSLYSKLRLSQTMISDHFMPIYRRQIEKLIKELEEEQAVSGQNHGGYTAEVVL; encoded by the exons ATGGCAACTGCAACTATGGCTACCGCAGCCGGTGCAGCTGCTCTATTGTATTATACATTGAATCGTAAATTGCAGACAAATAAGCCTGGTGAGGATGACAATGAAAATGGAAGTGATTTGTCTGGTACTGCTCCTTTAGGAATCGAGCGTGTTTCACATAGATTAATTCAGGCTCCTGCAACATGGTTAGAGACGATTTCTACTTTGTCTGAAACTCTTAGGTTTACTTACTCTGAGACTCTGGGGAAGTGGCCCATTGGAGATTTGGCATTTGGGATCAACTTCTTATTGAAGAGGCAG GGACATTTACATGTTGCGAGTGTATTTGGTGGTAAAGATAGCATAGAGCTCAAAGGATCAGATATAACCGCTGAACTTAGATATCTATTAAACTTGTTGACACTGTGTTggcatttttcaaaaaaaccaTTCCCTCTATTTTTGGAGGACACTGGTTATGCTGAGGAAGATGTCCTTCTCCAAGAACCCAAAGCGGGG ATTTTGAAGCCTGCATTTACAATATTAGTTGACcacaaaagaaaatgttttcttCTATTGATTCGCGGAACACATAGTATCAAGGATACTCTGACAGCTGCAACTGGGGCTGTGGTTCCATTCCATCACTCTGTTGTAAAAGAGGGAGGAGTCAGCAATTTAGTTTTAGGTTATGCGCATTGTGGAATGGTAGCAGCTGCTCGGTGGATAGCAAAGCTTGCTACTCCTTGTCTTATTAAAGTGCTTGGCCAATATCCAACTTATAAAGTTAAG ATTGTAGGGCATTCATTGGGTGGAGGCACTGGTGCACTTTTAACTTATGTGCTGCGGGAGCAAAAGGAGTTATCAACAACTACCTGTGTCACATTTGCTCCAG CTGCTTGTATGACGTGGGAGTTAGCAGAATCGGGGACTGATTTTATTACTTCTGTTATAAATGGAGCAGACTTAGTGCCAACATTTTCGGCTGCCTCTGTGGACGATTTGCGTGCTGAG GTGACGGCATCTGCTTGGCTGAATGATCTGAGGAATCAAATTGAGCGCACAAGAATTCTGAGTACTGTTTATCGATCTGCATCTGCTTTGGGTTCTCGTCTTCCATCCATAGCCAGTGCTAAGGCAAAAGTTGCTGGGGCTGGAGCAATTTTGCGCCCAGTATCTAATGGTACACAG GTTGTGATGAGAAGAGCCCAGAGCATGGCTCAGGCAGCATGGACACGTCCTGCCATAAACTTATCCTCTTGGTCATGCATTGGACCCCGTCATCGCGGCACAGCTGCTCGATCAAACTTGAAGGAAGAGGGAAGTTCCCAAGAAATTTCCCCCAACAAAGCAGAAACGTCTGAGCCTCTTTTAACATCTCCTCAGAGAAACTCATCTTCAAGTACGATAGAAACCATTGAACTTCCTGTGTCTTCATCAGGAGTTGAATGGACTTCGGAAATTGAGTGTTCATGTTCTGATGACCCACACCATGATAGCGATGCTAATCTAGATGATGGCGAGGACCTCATAAGCCACAACTCACATGAAGACCACATGGATGAAGTGGAGTTGTGGCAACAACTAGAGCACGAGCTTTACAATAGGACGGAAGGTGAGGAGGCTGATGTTGCTAGCCAAATaagggaagaagaagcagCCGCCATTGCAGAGGTTGGTGAGGGCCAGCCAGATAGCGCTGTTCCAGAAACGAAGGAAGTGCACAGGTTTTTCCCTGCAGGAAAGATTATGCATATTATTACACTTCAATCCGACGCAGTGGAGTCTGAGGCTAGTACTTCCGCTTCAAACGACACTGATAATGGCCAAAGGACAATGGAGGCTAAGATTGGGATTTTCCTTACACCAAGATCGCTGTACAGTAAATTGCGGCTTTCTCAAACCATGATAAGTGATCATTTTATGCCCATTTACAGAAGGCAGATAGAAAAGCTAATAAAGGAACTTGAAGAGGAGCAAGCTGTGAGTGGTCAGAATCATGGTGGATATACTGCAGAGGTAGTCTTATAG